One Symphalangus syndactylus isolate Jambi chromosome 10, NHGRI_mSymSyn1-v2.1_pri, whole genome shotgun sequence genomic region harbors:
- the DAZL gene encoding deleted in azoospermia-like isoform X3, whose amino-acid sequence MPNTVFVGGIDVRMDETEIRSFFARYGSVKEVKIITDRTGVSKGYGFVSFFNDVDVQKIVESQINFHGKKLKLGPAIRKQNLCAYHVQPRPLVFNHPPPPQFQNVWTNPNTETYMQPPTTVNPVTQYVQAYPTYPNSPVQIITGYQLPVYNYQIPPQWPVGEQRSYVIPPAYSAVNYHCNEVDPGAEVVPNECSVHEATPPSGNGPQKKSVDRSIQTVVSCLFNPENRLRNSVVTQDDYFKDKRVHHFRRSRAMLKSV is encoded by the exons ATgccaaacactgtttttgttggaGGAATTGATGTTAGG ATGGATGAAACTGAGATTAGAAGCTTCTTTGCTAGATATGGTTCAGTGAAAGAAGTGAAGATAATCACTGATCGAACTGGTGTGTCCAAAGG CTAtggatttgtttcattttttaatgacgTGGATGTGCAGAAGATAGTAGAA tCACAGATAAATTTCCATGGTAAAAAGCTGAAGCTGGGCCCTGCAATCAGGAAACAAAATTTAT gtgcTTATCATGTGCAGCCACGTCCTTTGGTTTTTAATCATCCTCCTCCACCACAGTTTCAGAATGTCTGGACCAATCCAAACACTGAAACTTATATGCAGCCCCCAACCACGGTGAATCCTGTAACTCAGTATGTTCAG GCATATCCTACTTACCCAAATTCACCAGTTCAGATCATCACTGGATATCAGTTGCCTGTATATAATTATCAG ataccaCCACAGTGGCCTGTTGGGGAGCAAAGGAGCTATGTTATACCTCCG gctTATTCAGCTGTTAACTACCACTGTAATGAAGTTGATCCGGGAGCTGAAGTTGTGCCAAATGAATGTTCAGTTCATGAAGCTACTCCACCCTCTGGAAATGGCCCACAAAAG AAATCTGTGGACCGAAGCATACAAACGGTGGTATCTTGTCTGTTTAATCCAGAGAACAGACTGAGAAACTCTGTTGTTACTCAAGATGACTACTTCAAG GATAAAAGAGTGCATCACTTTAGAAGAAGTCGGGCAATGCTTAAATCTGTTTGA
- the DAZL gene encoding deleted in azoospermia-like isoform X1 → MAESSFQLGPHLQSTANPETPNSTISREASTQSSSAATSQGYILPEGKIMPNTVFVGGIDVRMDETEIRSFFARYGSVKEVKIITDRTGVSKGYGFVSFFNDVDVQKIVESQINFHGKKLKLGPAIRKQNLCAYHVQPRPLVFNHPPPPQFQNVWTNPNTETYMQPPTTVNPVTQYVQAYPTYPNSPVQIITGYQLPVYNYQIPPQWPVGEQRSYVIPPAYSAVNYHCNEVDPGAEVVPNECSVHEATPPSGNGPQKKSVDRSIQTVVSCLFNPENRLRNSVVTQDDYFKDKRVHHFRRSRAMLKSV, encoded by the exons TCTACTGCAAATCCTGAAACTCCAAACTCAACCATTTCCAGAGAGGCCAGCACGCAGTCCTCATCAGCTGCAACCAGCCAAGGCTATATTTTACCAGAAGGCAAAATCATgccaaacactgtttttgttggaGGAATTGATGTTAGG ATGGATGAAACTGAGATTAGAAGCTTCTTTGCTAGATATGGTTCAGTGAAAGAAGTGAAGATAATCACTGATCGAACTGGTGTGTCCAAAGG CTAtggatttgtttcattttttaatgacgTGGATGTGCAGAAGATAGTAGAA tCACAGATAAATTTCCATGGTAAAAAGCTGAAGCTGGGCCCTGCAATCAGGAAACAAAATTTAT gtgcTTATCATGTGCAGCCACGTCCTTTGGTTTTTAATCATCCTCCTCCACCACAGTTTCAGAATGTCTGGACCAATCCAAACACTGAAACTTATATGCAGCCCCCAACCACGGTGAATCCTGTAACTCAGTATGTTCAG GCATATCCTACTTACCCAAATTCACCAGTTCAGATCATCACTGGATATCAGTTGCCTGTATATAATTATCAG ataccaCCACAGTGGCCTGTTGGGGAGCAAAGGAGCTATGTTATACCTCCG gctTATTCAGCTGTTAACTACCACTGTAATGAAGTTGATCCGGGAGCTGAAGTTGTGCCAAATGAATGTTCAGTTCATGAAGCTACTCCACCCTCTGGAAATGGCCCACAAAAG AAATCTGTGGACCGAAGCATACAAACGGTGGTATCTTGTCTGTTTAATCCAGAGAACAGACTGAGAAACTCTGTTGTTACTCAAGATGACTACTTCAAG GATAAAAGAGTGCATCACTTTAGAAGAAGTCGGGCAATGCTTAAATCTGTTTGA
- the DAZL gene encoding deleted in azoospermia-like isoform X2, giving the protein MSTANPETPNSTISREASTQSSSAATSQGYILPEGKIMPNTVFVGGIDVRMDETEIRSFFARYGSVKEVKIITDRTGVSKGYGFVSFFNDVDVQKIVESQINFHGKKLKLGPAIRKQNLCAYHVQPRPLVFNHPPPPQFQNVWTNPNTETYMQPPTTVNPVTQYVQAYPTYPNSPVQIITGYQLPVYNYQIPPQWPVGEQRSYVIPPAYSAVNYHCNEVDPGAEVVPNECSVHEATPPSGNGPQKKSVDRSIQTVVSCLFNPENRLRNSVVTQDDYFKDKRVHHFRRSRAMLKSV; this is encoded by the exons ATG TCTACTGCAAATCCTGAAACTCCAAACTCAACCATTTCCAGAGAGGCCAGCACGCAGTCCTCATCAGCTGCAACCAGCCAAGGCTATATTTTACCAGAAGGCAAAATCATgccaaacactgtttttgttggaGGAATTGATGTTAGG ATGGATGAAACTGAGATTAGAAGCTTCTTTGCTAGATATGGTTCAGTGAAAGAAGTGAAGATAATCACTGATCGAACTGGTGTGTCCAAAGG CTAtggatttgtttcattttttaatgacgTGGATGTGCAGAAGATAGTAGAA tCACAGATAAATTTCCATGGTAAAAAGCTGAAGCTGGGCCCTGCAATCAGGAAACAAAATTTAT gtgcTTATCATGTGCAGCCACGTCCTTTGGTTTTTAATCATCCTCCTCCACCACAGTTTCAGAATGTCTGGACCAATCCAAACACTGAAACTTATATGCAGCCCCCAACCACGGTGAATCCTGTAACTCAGTATGTTCAG GCATATCCTACTTACCCAAATTCACCAGTTCAGATCATCACTGGATATCAGTTGCCTGTATATAATTATCAG ataccaCCACAGTGGCCTGTTGGGGAGCAAAGGAGCTATGTTATACCTCCG gctTATTCAGCTGTTAACTACCACTGTAATGAAGTTGATCCGGGAGCTGAAGTTGTGCCAAATGAATGTTCAGTTCATGAAGCTACTCCACCCTCTGGAAATGGCCCACAAAAG AAATCTGTGGACCGAAGCATACAAACGGTGGTATCTTGTCTGTTTAATCCAGAGAACAGACTGAGAAACTCTGTTGTTACTCAAGATGACTACTTCAAG GATAAAAGAGTGCATCACTTTAGAAGAAGTCGGGCAATGCTTAAATCTGTTTGA